Proteins found in one Amblyraja radiata isolate CabotCenter1 chromosome 15, sAmbRad1.1.pri, whole genome shotgun sequence genomic segment:
- the LOC116981424 gene encoding interferon-induced protein with tetratricopeptide repeats 5-like, which yields MSDTLRESLLVKLGQLQCHFTWGPQMDIVDLDEVKQKLQDSIIIGGKHQGVPHNQLAYINYLQGNCEEALRDLEEAERRLREIHGDGFERRSIVTHGNRAWLHYHMGQLSEAQSYLDKLEVMCGPLTQGSHVTEMVPEVLGEKGWSLLSSHSQFYEEAKECFARALEKDPDNTEWNMGYATALYRLESISGILKKPEVSQSVRQLRRVLELDPGESVARVMLALRLQEFQREAEANELVEEALRTSPDSPFVLRYAAKFYRIQHNVDKAIELLKKALEFTPHSSFLHHQMGICYRNKLYSLHKNQCNGDPGVEAELINHCKHHFGTAFELEPSNIFAKLDFAGICLMNAWHEIL from the exons CGACACACTGAGGGAGTCCTTGTTGGTGAAGCTCGGCCAGCTTCAGTGCCACTTCACGTGGGGCCCACAGATGGACATCGTCGACCTGGACGAAGTGAAGCAGAAGTTGCAGGATTCGATTATCATCGGCGGGAAGCACCAAGGCGTGCCGCACAACCAGCTGGCTTACATCAACTACCTGCAGGGCAACTGCGAAGAAGCTCTCCGTGACTTAGAGGAGGCGGAGAGACGTCTGAGGGAGATCCACGGGGATGGATTTGAGAGGAGGAGCATCGTCACCCATGGCAACCGGGCCTGGTTGCATTATCACATGGGGCAACTCAGCGAGGCCCAGTCCTACCTCGACAAGCTGGAGGTGATGTGTGGCCCCCTCACACAGGGCTCGCACGTCACGGAAATGGTGCCCGAGGTgttgggggagaaggggtggtctTTGCTGAGCTCCCACTCTCAGTTTTACGAGGAGGCGAAGGAATGTTTCGCCAGGGCTCTGGAGAAAGATCCCGACAACACGGAGTGGAACATGGGCTACGCCACCGCTCTCTACCGTCTGGAATCGATTTCCGGGATCCTGAAAAAACCCGAAGTGAGTCAGTCGGTGAGACAGCTGAGACGGGTGCTGGAGCTCGATCCGGGTGAatctgtggccagggtgatgctgGCCCTCAGGCTCCAAGAGTTCCAGCGAGAGGCAGAAGCGAATGAATTGGTTGAAGAAGCGTTGCGGACAAGCCCAGATTCTCCATTTGTGCTCCGCTATGCAGCAAAGTTTTACAGGATACAGCACAATGTTGATAAAGCGATAGAGCTGTTGAAGAAAGCCTTAGAATTCACTCCGCACTCTTCCTTCTTGCACCATCAAATGGGTATCTGTTACAGGAACAAGCTATATTCTCTGCATAAAAATCAATGCAATGGAGACCCTGGTGTGGAGGCTGAGTTGATCAACCATTGCAAGCACCATTTTGGAACGGCATTTGAACTGGAGCCATCGAATATATTTGCAAAGCTGGATTTTGCCGGGATCTGCTTAATGAATG CGTGGCACGAAATATTGTAA